The following proteins are encoded in a genomic region of Herminiimonas arsenicoxydans:
- a CDS encoding putative serine/threonine protein kinase (Evidence 3 : Function proposed based on presence of conserved amino acid motif, structural feature or limited homology; Product type pe : putative enzyme) — MTFIATLPPVPQTKPVRIGRFSVSHELGRGSIGVVYLAHDPIIDRDIAIKTFRSRLSPVEKKQHEQQFINEARAAGRLAHSNIVTIYEAASEGDSTYIAMEYLQGRELSKLLNAGHRFTPENVASIAWKIADALGHAHKHGVVHRDIKPANIFLVADHQPKIVDFGIARTPNRISDQPQKGNEPHTLFQDNIIGTPNYMSPEQALGLSADARTDIYSLGAVMFEMLTFRKPFQEEDTDKLLHQIAFKAAPEPHMIEAGVPLALSKIVAKAMSKKADKRYQTAEEMALDIKRHLRRTRRDHERLSKSIVDAEQPANAPDFHSSRVFWPICGVVIAAAIAAYTLWLR, encoded by the coding sequence ATGACATTTATTGCCACCCTCCCCCCCGTCCCACAGACAAAACCTGTCCGTATCGGACGTTTTTCCGTAAGCCATGAACTGGGGCGCGGTTCTATAGGCGTGGTTTATCTGGCACACGATCCCATCATCGATCGCGATATCGCCATCAAAACGTTCCGCAGCCGCCTGTCGCCAGTGGAAAAAAAACAGCACGAACAGCAATTCATCAATGAGGCACGCGCTGCGGGACGCCTCGCCCACTCGAATATCGTCACCATCTATGAGGCTGCCAGCGAAGGCGATTCCACCTATATCGCGATGGAGTACCTGCAGGGTCGCGAGTTGAGCAAGCTGCTGAATGCCGGCCATCGCTTTACGCCGGAGAATGTGGCATCGATCGCGTGGAAAATTGCCGATGCGCTGGGCCACGCGCACAAGCATGGCGTTGTACACAGGGACATCAAGCCGGCGAATATTTTCCTGGTGGCCGATCATCAGCCCAAGATCGTGGATTTCGGCATCGCCCGCACACCCAACAGAATTTCGGACCAGCCGCAAAAAGGCAATGAGCCGCATACGCTGTTCCAGGACAATATTATCGGCACGCCGAATTACATGTCGCCGGAACAGGCGCTCGGACTGAGCGCCGATGCGCGCACCGATATTTATTCGCTGGGTGCGGTGATGTTTGAAATGCTGACCTTCCGCAAACCTTTCCAGGAGGAAGATACCGACAAGCTGCTGCATCAGATCGCCTTCAAGGCAGCGCCGGAACCGCACATGATAGAAGCCGGCGTACCGCTGGCATTATCAAAAATCGTCGCCAAGGCAATGAGCAAAAAAGCTGACAAGCGGTATCAGACCGCAGAAGAAATGGCGCTCGACATCAAGCGTCACCTGAGACGCACGCGCCGCGATCATGAGCGCTTGTCGAAATCGATCGTCGATGCAGAACAACCGGCCAATGCTCCCGATTTTCATTCGTCGCGCGTATTCTGGCCGATATGCGGCGTTGTGATCGCTGCCGCGATCGCCGCCTATACGCTTTGGTTACGCTAG
- the glnB gene encoding Nitrogen regulatory protein P-II (Evidence 2a : Function of homologous gene experimentally demonstrated in an other organism; PubMedId : 92325045, 93273730, 2574599, 2885322, 2907369, 7866749, 8226691, 8293810; Product type r : regulator), whose product MKQITAIIKPFKLDEVREGLADVGVTGLTVTEVKGFGRQKGHTELYRGAEYVVDFLPKVKVEAVVDDAVVEQAVDAIIKAARTGKIGDGKIFVQAVEQVVRIRTGETGIDAV is encoded by the coding sequence ATGAAACAAATTACCGCAATTATCAAGCCGTTCAAACTCGATGAAGTGCGCGAAGGCTTGGCCGACGTGGGCGTGACCGGCCTGACCGTGACGGAAGTCAAGGGTTTCGGTCGTCAAAAAGGCCATACCGAACTGTATCGCGGCGCCGAATACGTCGTGGATTTCCTGCCCAAGGTAAAGGTTGAAGCGGTGGTGGATGATGCAGTGGTAGAGCAGGCAGTCGACGCCATTATCAAGGCAGCGCGTACCGGCAAAATCGGCGACGGCAAGATTTTCGTGCAGGCGGTAGAGCAGGTCGTGCGTATCCGTACCGGTGAAACGGGTATCGACGCCGTATAA
- a CDS encoding Putative protoheme IX synthesis protein (HemY) fused with Protein prenyltransferase (Evidence 3 : Function proposed based on presence of conserved amino acid motif, structural feature or limited homology; Product type pe : putative enzyme): MRIFLWLIALFATAIGLAVVARFNPGNVVFFYPPYRIDLSLNFFLLLAVLLFFLIYLVLKTLRVAQGMPGRVAAYRREKRERKGNQALRESLKAYFEGRFGHAEKAAMRATESPENAGLAALIAARAAHRMQQTERRDTWLATVEEDQTLKTARLMTAIELLVDERQPELALDVVKELNANGTRHIHALRMALKANQRAGNWPEVLRLVRTLDKNNALHPALSSRLRELAYQDLLKNPSNDEEAIRNVWLSIPAEDRIKPFVAAHAAEAFTKRGLQDEARAIVEKALAAEWDDRLLRAYRAAAGAEGTPALLGQIERCEEWVKKHPADPELALTLGTLCLRQNLWGKAQRQLEQALSDASGARMLQEVHLKLAQLHEALNHTEEAAAHYRLCAVATTL, encoded by the coding sequence ATGCGCATATTTCTCTGGCTTATCGCCTTGTTCGCCACTGCCATCGGATTGGCGGTTGTGGCGCGTTTCAATCCCGGCAATGTGGTGTTTTTCTATCCGCCGTACCGGATCGATCTGTCGCTGAATTTTTTCCTGCTGCTTGCCGTCCTGCTGTTCTTCCTCATCTATCTGGTATTGAAGACACTGCGCGTGGCGCAAGGAATGCCGGGCCGCGTGGCCGCTTACCGTCGCGAGAAACGGGAACGCAAAGGTAATCAGGCCTTGCGTGAATCTCTGAAGGCTTATTTTGAAGGTCGTTTCGGCCATGCAGAAAAAGCCGCGATGCGTGCGACCGAATCGCCGGAAAACGCCGGCCTGGCCGCACTGATCGCGGCGCGTGCCGCGCATCGCATGCAGCAGACTGAGCGACGCGATACCTGGCTGGCGACAGTGGAAGAAGATCAGACGCTGAAAACCGCACGTCTGATGACGGCCATCGAACTGCTGGTGGATGAGCGTCAGCCCGAACTCGCACTGGATGTCGTCAAGGAGTTGAATGCCAACGGCACGCGCCATATACATGCGCTGCGCATGGCGCTCAAGGCAAACCAGCGCGCGGGGAACTGGCCGGAAGTATTGCGTCTGGTGCGCACGCTGGACAAGAACAACGCGCTGCATCCCGCCCTGTCGAGCCGCTTGCGCGAACTGGCTTATCAGGATTTGCTGAAAAATCCGTCCAACGATGAAGAGGCGATACGCAATGTCTGGCTGAGCATTCCGGCGGAAGATCGCATCAAGCCGTTTGTTGCCGCCCATGCCGCAGAAGCATTTACCAAGCGCGGCTTGCAGGATGAGGCGCGCGCAATCGTTGAAAAAGCGCTGGCAGCGGAATGGGACGACAGATTGTTGCGTGCCTATCGTGCGGCTGCCGGAGCCGAAGGGACGCCGGCCTTGCTGGGACAGATTGAACGCTGCGAAGAATGGGTGAAAAAGCATCCGGCAGATCCCGAACTTGCCTTGACGCTGGGTACCTTGTGTCTGCGACAAAATCTGTGGGGCAAGGCGCAGCGTCAATTGGAACAGGCATTGTCGGATGCGAGCGGAGCACGCATGCTGCAGGAAGTCCATTTGAAACTGGCGCAATTGCATGAAGCGCTGAACCATACGGAAGAAGCGGCTGCGCATTATCGGCTATGTGCGGTTGCGACGACTTTGTAA
- the ppa gene encoding inorganic pyrophosphatase (Pyrophosphate phospho-hydrolase) (PPase) (Evidence 2a : Function of homologous gene experimentally demonstrated in an other organism; PubMedId : 91249822, 92148369, 99195468, 1645654, 1974462, 2160278, 2848015, 7971944; Product type e : enzyme), whose protein sequence is MSLNHVPAGTDLPNDFNVIIEIPMNADPVKYEVDKESGAIFVDRFMSTAMHYPCNYGYVPQTLSDDGDPVDVLVITPFPLYPGVVVRCRAIGMLKMTDEAGGDAKLLAVPIDKILPIYSHWQKPEDINDLRLQQIQHFFEHYKDLEKGKWVKIEGWVGPDEAKEEIMSGVAAYKKSIAK, encoded by the coding sequence ATGAGTCTGAATCACGTCCCAGCCGGCACTGATCTGCCGAACGACTTCAACGTCATTATCGAAATCCCAATGAATGCCGATCCGGTCAAGTATGAAGTTGACAAGGAATCCGGCGCGATTTTTGTCGATCGCTTCATGAGTACCGCGATGCACTATCCATGTAACTACGGTTACGTTCCGCAAACACTGTCGGATGATGGCGACCCGGTTGACGTGCTGGTGATTACGCCTTTCCCGCTGTATCCGGGCGTGGTCGTGCGTTGCCGCGCGATCGGGATGCTGAAGATGACGGATGAAGCCGGCGGCGATGCAAAGTTGCTGGCGGTGCCTATCGACAAGATTCTGCCTATCTACAGCCACTGGCAAAAACCTGAAGACATCAATGATTTGCGTCTGCAGCAGATTCAGCATTTCTTTGAACACTATAAGGATCTGGAAAAAGGCAAGTGGGTCAAGATTGAAGGCTGGGTCGGCCCGGATGAAGCCAAGGAAGAAATCATGTCCGGTGTGGCAGCCTACAAGAAAAGCATCGCCAAATAA
- a CDS encoding conserved hypothetical protein; putative Smr protein/MutS2 C-terminal (Evidence 4 : Homologs of previously reported genes of unknown function), whose translation MSHRLRITHMPASLKDFAGLKSLQKDLKTREEARQAAEAQRMQAEKTAQLEADLFRRSIGEVAPLTPPDKITVMPPRPLPIARQHLADEQAALRESLSDEFTIDTLLDTDEALSYARKGIGSDVVRKLRRGHWLIQSQLDLHGMRTDEAREALSEYLRTAIKRGLRCVRVIHGKGLGSINKEPVLKHKVRNWLAQKDEVIAFCQAKAADGGAGALVVLLRAS comes from the coding sequence TTGTCACATCGCCTGAGGATTACTCACATGCCTGCTTCACTCAAGGATTTTGCCGGGCTCAAATCGCTGCAGAAGGATTTGAAAACGCGGGAAGAAGCGCGCCAGGCTGCCGAAGCGCAACGCATGCAGGCAGAAAAAACCGCGCAACTCGAAGCCGATCTGTTCCGTCGCAGCATAGGCGAAGTTGCACCGCTCACACCGCCCGACAAAATAACTGTGATGCCGCCCCGCCCGCTGCCGATCGCACGCCAGCACCTGGCGGATGAACAGGCCGCACTTCGCGAATCGCTGTCGGACGAATTCACCATAGACACCCTGCTCGATACCGACGAAGCGCTCAGTTATGCGCGCAAGGGCATAGGTTCGGATGTCGTGCGCAAATTGCGGCGCGGCCATTGGCTGATACAAAGCCAACTCGATCTGCACGGCATGCGTACCGACGAAGCACGGGAAGCATTGAGCGAGTATTTACGCACTGCGATCAAACGCGGTCTGCGTTGCGTGCGCGTCATTCATGGCAAGGGACTGGGCTCCATCAACAAGGAGCCGGTGCTGAAACACAAGGTGCGCAACTGGCTGGCGCAAAAAGACGAAGTGATCGCCTTTTGCCAAGCCAAGGCTGCCGATGGGGGCGCAGGTGCGCTGGTTGTATTGCTCAGGGCCAGCTAG
- the trxB gene encoding thioredoxin reductase, FAD/NAD(P)-binding (Evidence 2a : Function of homologous gene experimentally demonstrated in an other organism; PubMedId : 89123358, 89327225, 93348217, 99175138, 10595539, 10947986, 1575737; Product type e : enzyme) produces the protein MPSPKHAHVLILGSGPAGYSAAVYAARANLKPVLITGVEQGGQLMTTTDVENWPGDPLGVQGPELMQRLLQHAERFNTEIIFDHIHTTKLDEKPIRLIGDMGEYTCDSLIIATGASAQYLGLPSEQAYMGKGVSACATCDGFFYREQEVAVIGGGNTAVEEALYLSNIATKVTLVHRRDKFRAEAILIDRLMAKVAEGKIEIKYNHTLDEITGDDSGVTGINIRSTTDDSITAIKLHGVFIAIGHKPNTSIFEGQLDMHNGYIKTKTGLEGMATSTSVPGVFAAGDVQDHIYRQAVTSAGTGCMAALDAQRYLESQE, from the coding sequence ATGCCCAGCCCAAAACATGCCCACGTTTTAATTCTTGGCTCCGGCCCAGCCGGTTACAGCGCAGCAGTGTATGCCGCTCGCGCCAACCTCAAGCCGGTCCTGATTACCGGTGTCGAACAAGGCGGTCAATTGATGACCACCACCGACGTGGAAAACTGGCCCGGCGATCCGCTGGGCGTGCAAGGCCCGGAACTGATGCAACGCCTGCTGCAACATGCCGAACGCTTCAATACCGAAATCATCTTCGACCATATTCACACGACCAAGCTCGATGAAAAACCGATACGCCTGATTGGCGACATGGGTGAATACACCTGCGATTCGCTGATCATTGCGACCGGCGCATCGGCGCAATATCTGGGCCTGCCATCGGAGCAGGCATACATGGGCAAGGGCGTGTCCGCCTGCGCGACATGCGACGGATTTTTCTATCGCGAACAGGAAGTCGCCGTCATCGGCGGCGGCAATACGGCCGTCGAGGAAGCGCTGTATCTGTCGAACATCGCAACCAAGGTCACGCTGGTTCACAGACGCGATAAATTCCGCGCTGAAGCCATCCTGATCGACCGCCTGATGGCCAAAGTGGCAGAAGGCAAGATCGAGATCAAATACAATCACACGCTGGATGAGATTACCGGCGATGACAGCGGCGTCACCGGTATCAATATCCGCTCGACCACCGACGACTCCATCACCGCCATCAAGCTGCATGGCGTTTTCATCGCGATCGGACACAAGCCGAACACCAGTATTTTCGAAGGTCAGCTGGACATGCACAACGGTTACATCAAGACCAAAACCGGACTGGAAGGCATGGCAACATCCACCAGCGTCCCCGGCGTCTTTGCGGCGGGCGACGTGCAGGATCACATCTATCGCCAGGCAGTCACCAGCGCCGGCACCGGCTGCATGGCGGCACTGGATGCGCAACGCTATCTGGAAAGTCAGGAATAA
- a CDS encoding Conserved hypothetical protein (Evidence 4 : Homologs of previously reported genes of unknown function) translates to MDKAESLMNESANAFGNYRTRIVSSLSKIGQPAWDALVQLQPDANPFLSFAFLDALHESACASAKSGWQPQFLTIWRGEEPAQELVAALPLYVKSHSYGEYVFDWAWADAYERNGLEYYPKLLSAIPFTPVTGSRLLTRDAEAMTALLAALLAVQQGNNFSSTHILYPPSAQADILRNAGFMLRTGVQFHWLNADYRNFDEFLHTLERKKRKNIRAERRKVQQAGVTFRHVSGHEASDADWIFFKRCYDHTYAAHHSTPYLNLDFFQRIGRTMPQNILLIVAEQDGIPIASSLLIHDEHTVYGRYWGAVKHIDCLHFETAYYQPLEFCIVNNMACFEGGAQGEHKMARGFLPQKTWSAHWLAHAAFAHAIEEFLQRESGGIDTYMDELNERNPFKL, encoded by the coding sequence ATGGATAAAGCTGAATCGCTCATGAACGAATCTGCCAACGCATTCGGCAATTATCGCACGCGTATCGTTTCTTCTCTGTCGAAAATCGGCCAGCCTGCATGGGATGCGCTGGTTCAACTGCAGCCGGATGCCAATCCGTTTTTATCGTTCGCCTTTCTGGATGCCCTGCATGAAAGCGCTTGCGCCTCGGCCAAGTCCGGCTGGCAACCGCAGTTCCTGACAATCTGGCGCGGCGAAGAACCGGCACAAGAACTCGTTGCCGCGCTACCCCTGTATGTTAAAAGCCATTCCTACGGCGAATACGTATTCGACTGGGCCTGGGCCGACGCCTACGAGCGCAACGGCCTTGAATATTATCCCAAGCTGCTGTCGGCCATTCCATTCACGCCGGTGACCGGCAGCCGTCTGCTGACGCGCGATGCGGAAGCCATGACAGCATTGCTGGCAGCCTTGCTGGCGGTGCAGCAAGGCAATAATTTTTCTTCCACCCATATCCTGTATCCACCGTCTGCACAGGCTGACATTCTGCGCAATGCGGGCTTCATGTTGCGCACCGGCGTGCAATTTCATTGGCTCAATGCAGACTACCGGAATTTTGATGAATTCCTGCACACGCTGGAACGGAAAAAACGCAAAAACATTCGTGCCGAACGACGCAAGGTGCAACAAGCCGGCGTTACCTTCCGCCATGTGTCCGGACACGAGGCAAGCGATGCCGACTGGATTTTTTTCAAGCGCTGCTACGACCATACGTATGCAGCTCATCATTCCACGCCTTATCTGAACCTGGATTTTTTCCAGCGTATAGGCAGGACGATGCCGCAAAATATTTTACTGATCGTCGCCGAACAGGATGGCATACCGATTGCTTCATCCCTGTTGATACACGATGAACATACCGTCTACGGCCGTTACTGGGGCGCAGTAAAACATATCGACTGCCTGCATTTTGAAACGGCGTATTACCAGCCGCTGGAATTCTGTATCGTCAACAATATGGCCTGCTTTGAAGGCGGGGCGCAAGGCGAACATAAAATGGCGCGCGGTTTTCTGCCACAAAAAACCTGGTCCGCGCACTGGCTGGCGCATGCGGCATTTGCCCATGCCATCGAGGAATTTTTGCAGCGCGAAAGCGGCGGTATCGACACCTATATGGATGAGTTGAATGAGCGCAATCCATTCAAGTTGTAA
- the nadE gene encoding glutamine-dependent NAD(+) synthetase (NAD(+) synthase [glutamine-hydrolyzing]) (NadE) (Evidence 2a : Function of homologous gene experimentally demonstrated in an other organism; PubMedId : 8195100, 8431308; Product type e : enzyme), producing MTVKVAIAQINSTVGDLAGNRAKIAEFSRRAAEQGADIVLTPELSLVGYPPEDLLLRQSFYAKSAQALDALAADLAELKNLHVVVGHPFEKDGQRFNAASVLLNGKISATYCKHDLPNATVFDEKRYFSSCDQAVVFDVKGVRFGINICEDTWFPQAPARAAAAGAQVLLVPNGSPYHMNKQHVRIDVMHANVTTHGMSLVYANLVGAQDELIFDGNSFVLDQAGETRAQLQHCVEDLQIVEFRGGQPLDGTIVEEPSVEAQVYKALVLGVRDYIGKNGFPGALIGMSGGVDSALTLAVAVDALGADKVRTIMMPSPYTAEISLLDSRDMVQRVGVRYDEIGINDCFEAFNRTLANEFKGLPEDATEENIQARIRGTILMALSNKHGAIVLTTGNKSEMAVGYCTLYGDMAGGFAVLKDIAKTLVYRLCAYRNSVSDVIPERILTRAPSAELRPGQTDQDSLPPYDILDAIMQMYMEENQSGADIIAAGYRAEDVARITHLIKINEYKRRQSPVGIRVTHRAFGRDWRYPITSKFRE from the coding sequence ATGACAGTCAAAGTCGCCATTGCGCAAATCAACAGTACGGTGGGTGATCTTGCCGGCAACCGCGCGAAGATCGCTGAATTTTCCCGCCGCGCCGCCGAACAGGGGGCGGATATCGTATTGACGCCGGAATTGTCGCTGGTCGGTTATCCGCCTGAAGACTTGTTGCTGCGTCAGTCATTCTACGCAAAATCAGCGCAGGCGTTGGATGCGCTGGCAGCCGATCTGGCGGAGCTGAAAAATCTGCACGTGGTGGTAGGACATCCGTTTGAAAAAGACGGGCAGCGCTTCAATGCCGCTTCGGTACTTCTCAACGGAAAAATCAGCGCCACCTATTGCAAGCATGACTTGCCAAACGCAACGGTGTTCGACGAGAAACGCTATTTTTCCTCCTGCGATCAGGCCGTGGTGTTTGACGTCAAAGGCGTGCGCTTCGGTATCAATATCTGTGAAGACACCTGGTTCCCGCAGGCGCCGGCGCGGGCGGCAGCCGCCGGCGCGCAAGTGCTGCTGGTGCCCAACGGCTCGCCCTATCACATGAACAAACAGCATGTGCGCATCGATGTGATGCATGCGAATGTGACGACGCACGGCATGAGTCTGGTGTATGCGAATCTGGTCGGCGCTCAGGATGAACTGATTTTCGACGGTAACTCCTTTGTGCTGGATCAGGCCGGCGAGACGCGTGCGCAATTGCAGCATTGTGTCGAGGATTTGCAAATCGTTGAATTCAGGGGCGGCCAGCCGCTGGACGGTACCATCGTCGAAGAGCCGTCGGTCGAGGCGCAAGTCTACAAGGCGCTGGTGCTGGGCGTGCGCGATTACATAGGCAAGAACGGTTTTCCCGGTGCCTTGATCGGCATGTCCGGCGGCGTCGATTCTGCGCTGACACTGGCCGTTGCAGTCGACGCCCTGGGTGCGGACAAGGTGCGCACCATCATGATGCCGTCGCCTTACACCGCAGAAATTTCCTTGCTGGATTCGCGGGATATGGTTCAGCGTGTCGGCGTGCGTTACGACGAGATCGGCATCAATGATTGCTTCGAGGCCTTCAACCGTACGCTGGCTAATGAGTTCAAGGGACTGCCGGAGGATGCGACGGAAGAAAATATCCAGGCGCGCATACGCGGCACCATCCTGATGGCGCTGTCGAACAAGCATGGTGCCATCGTGCTGACCACCGGCAACAAGAGCGAGATGGCGGTCGGCTATTGCACCCTGTACGGCGATATGGCCGGCGGTTTTGCAGTACTCAAGGATATTGCGAAGACGCTGGTGTACCGGCTGTGTGCCTACCGCAATTCCGTTTCAGACGTGATCCCGGAACGCATATTGACGCGTGCGCCGTCGGCCGAGTTGCGGCCCGGTCAGACCGATCAGGATTCGCTGCCGCCGTATGACATCCTCGACGCGATCATGCAGATGTATATGGAAGAAAATCAAAGCGGGGCCGATATCATCGCCGCCGGTTATCGCGCGGAAGATGTGGCGCGCATTACGCACCTGATCAAGATCAATGAATACAAGCGACGCCAGTCGCCAGTCGGCATACGCGTGACGCATCGCGCTTTTGGCCGCGACTGGCGTTATCCGATCACGTCAAAATTCCGCGAATAA